The Deltaproteobacteria bacterium genome segment GCACGCGGCGCCAGGAGCCGAGGTGGACCTCGTAGATCGAGATGGGCGCGCGGAGCGAGTTGCGATCTTTCCTGGAGGCCATCCACTCGTCGTCGCCCCAGTCGTAGTCGAGGCCGTGGACTATGGAGGCCGTGGCCGGAGGGACCTCGCAGCGAAAGGCGAAGGGGTCGCTCTTGTCGGCGCTGAAGGCGCGGTGGCGGCTCTCGATGTGGTACTTGTAGGCCGTGGCCTCGCCGAGGCCCGGTATGAAACCCTCCCAGACGCCCGAGTGATCGGTGCGGCAGCGGAGGGGATGGGCGCCCTTTCGCCAGCCGTTGAAGTCGCCGATCACCGACACCTCTCTGGCGTTGGGCGCCCATACGGCGAAGTAGACGCCCCCGGTGCCGTCCACGTTCATCGTCCGTGAGCCGAGCTTGTCGTAGAGGCGGTAGTGGGTGCCTTCCCTGAAGAGGTATATGTCGTGGTCGGTGAAGGCGCTGACCCCGCCGATCACCTCTCCGGCCGTTCTCTCTCTGTCGGCCATGGACTTCGACATCAGTAGGGGAGCCGGCACTGGGGCCAGACCGAAAGGAGCCGGCCCTTCATGAAGTCTTTTATCTTTTCGAGAAGCTGCGGGCTCTCGGCCTCGAAGCGGAGCACCAGCACGGGCTGGGTGTTGGAGGCCCGCACCAGGGCCCAGCCGCCGTCGAATATTATCCTGAGCCCGTCTATGGTGACCACGTCCCTTATGGCGAGCCCCCCTCGGCCCCCTTCTCCCTCTCCCACGGCCCTGCTGAGCCTTTCGATGACCGAGAACTTCAGCTCGTCGGGACAGTCGACCCTCATCTCCGGGGTGACCGACGTGGCCGGCACGCCCGCCAGGAGGTCGGAGAAGGCCGCCGCGGGCTCGGCGACCCTCTTTTCGGCCAGTATCTCGATGAGCCTGCACGTGGAGTATATGGCGTCGTCGAAGCCGAAAAAGCGGTCGGCGAAGAATATGTGGCCGCTCATCTCTCCGGCCATGGCGGCCTTCAGCTCCTTCATCCTCGACTTTATGAGCGAGTGGCCCGTCTTCCACATGACGGCCCTGCCGCCGGCCTTCTCTATCTCGTCGTACATGACCTGCGAGCACTTGACCTCGCCGACGACGGTGGCGCCGGGCATGGTCCTGAGTATGGAGCGCGAGAAGATTATCATGAGCTGATCGCCCCAGATGATCGAGCCCTTCTCGTCGACGACGCCGATCCTGTCGCCGTCGCCGTCGTAGCCCACGCCGAAGTCGGCGCCCTCGCGCTTCACGCTGTCGATGAGCTGGGAGAGGTTCTCCTCCACCGTGGGGTCGGGGTGGTGGTTGGGGAAGGAGCCGTCGGGGTCGCAGAATAGCTCCGTGACCTCGCAGCCGAGCCTTCGCAGAAGTTTCGGGGCCACGAGCCCGGCCGTACCGTTTCCGGCGTCGATCACCACCTTTACGGGGCGCTCGTTGCCGGCCACGTTTATGTTGTCCGCCACCCAGTCGATGTAGCGCGAGATGATGTCCGTCGTCTCCACGGAGCCCGGCGCTGCGGCCGGTGCGGCCGGCGGAGGCTCCTCTCTCATGATCTCCTTCAGCTCCTGGATCTCCTCGCCGTGGATCGTCTCCTTGCCCACGCTGATCTTGAAGCCGTTGTACTCGGGGGGGTTGTGGCTGCCCGTTATCATGATGCCGCCGTCGAGCCCCAGCGAGTGGATGGAGAAGTACTGGAGCGGCGTCGGGCACTCGCCGAGGTCCAGGCAGTCGAGGCCGGCCGAGGTGAGACCCCTGACGAGGGCGTCCCTGAGCCTGGCGGAGCTCTTCCTCACATCCCGTCCCACGCTCACGCGGGCCTTCTCGGCCCCCCCCTTTCGGCGCAGGAGCACGGCGTAGGCCCTGCCCAGGGCCTCGGCGACCTCGACGGTAAGGTCGTCACCGAAGATGCCGCGTATGTCGTACTGGCGGAAGATATGGTCCGAGATACTTTGCATTTGGAATACTCCTCGCTTTGGTGGCGCCGGCCTGCCTTTCAGGACCGTTGCGGGCGGTCTGTGCCGTCGCGGCCGCCCTTCCTGAGTCCGGCGAAGAACTCCCTCAGAAGGGTGCCCGACTCGTCGCCGAGGACGCCGCCCGTGACCTGGACGCGGTGGTTGAGCCGTCTGTCGGCCGGGATGTCGTAGAGGGAGCCGCAGGCCCCGGCCTTGGGGTCGAAGGCGCCGAAGACGAGCCGCTCGACCCTTGCGAGGACGACGGCCCCTATGCACATGAGGCAGGGCTCGAGCGTGACGTAGAGGACCGTGCCCGCGGCGCGCCAGCCGCCGAGCTTCCTTGCGGCCCTGCGAAGGGCCACTATCTCGGCGTGGGCCGTGGGGTCGGCCGCCGTCTCCCTGCGGTTGTAGCCGCGGCCGATTATCTCGCCCTCGCGCACCACCACCGCTCCCACGGGCACCTCTCCCATGCGTGCGGCCTTGCGCGCAAGCCTTAAGGCCTCGGCCATGAACCTCGAGTCTTCGGGCCCCGTCTTCGTCTCCTTCCGCATGGGGTGGCGCCGGCCGGGGCGCGCTCTGCGCCGCGGCGGCCCGCGAAGTGACAGTTCCCTGTAAGTTACAGTAAAAAGGCCCTCCTGTCAAGGCCGCGCGCACGCCCGGGCGGCCGCCGGCGGCCCCCGGAGCGCAACACCGGAGTTGACCGGGGGTTGACCGGACTTATTGATAATGATATTTAATATCATTTAGAGCCCGTTCGGCACCCGGCGGCCGGGAAGAACGGGCGGGAGACGGCGAGCTTTCCGCCGAGGGAGGCACGCTTGCGGGATGGAGATATTTTTTGAGATGGGAAAAGGGTTTGCTGCTGTCGCCGTCCTGTGGCTGACGGTCCTTGCGCAGGCCGTCTTCTCCGGCGCGGTCCGGGCCGCTCCGGCCCCCGGCGTGTCGTCTCTCGAGGAGAGGATCGGCAGGCTCGAGCGGCTCAACTCCGAGCTTTACCGTACGCTTGAGGAAAAGAAGCGTGCCGGCATGTTGCGGGAGATAGCCGAGAACGTGACGGTCGGCGGGCTCGTCGAGGTGGAGGCCGCGGCGGACCGCAACGACCTCTACGGCCACAGCTCCGACGTGGTGCTCGCCACCGTCTCCATCGGGCTCGACGCCCGCATAAACGAGCACATCGAGGGCCGCGTCCTGCTGCTGTGGGAGGAGGAGCAAACCGAGCCAATGGAGGTGGACATCGGCACCGTAAGGTTCATCGATCCCTCGGGGGCGAGCCTCACGGGCGGCAGGATGTACCTTCCCTTCGGCGTCTACACGTCCCACTTCATAAGCGATCCCATGACGCTTGAGCTCGGCGAGACGCGCCGGTCGGCCCTCCTCGCGGCCTACGAGAACGACTTATTCGAGGTTTCGGCTGCTTTCTTCACCGGCGCCGTCGACGGCGCCGCCTCGGGCGGCGGCATCGACGACTTCACGGCCGCCCTCACCGTGACGCCGGCGGCCGGCGTCATCGTCGGCGGCGCCTACATATCGGACCTCGCCGAGACCGGCGCGGACCTTACCGGCCTTGCCGCCTCGGGCGGAGCCCCGGCGCGCGCCGTGGCGGGCTATGACCTCTTCCTGACGGCCGGCACAGGCGCCCTCCTCTTCGACGCCGAGTACA includes the following:
- a CDS encoding phosphomannomutase/phosphoglucomutase; this translates as MSDHIFRQYDIRGIFGDDLTVEVAEALGRAYAVLLRRKGGAEKARVSVGRDVRKSSARLRDALVRGLTSAGLDCLDLGECPTPLQYFSIHSLGLDGGIMITGSHNPPEYNGFKISVGKETIHGEEIQELKEIMREEPPPAAPAAAPGSVETTDIISRYIDWVADNINVAGNERPVKVVIDAGNGTAGLVAPKLLRRLGCEVTELFCDPDGSFPNHHPDPTVEENLSQLIDSVKREGADFGVGYDGDGDRIGVVDEKGSIIWGDQLMIIFSRSILRTMPGATVVGEVKCSQVMYDEIEKAGGRAVMWKTGHSLIKSRMKELKAAMAGEMSGHIFFADRFFGFDDAIYSTCRLIEILAEKRVAEPAAAFSDLLAGVPATSVTPEMRVDCPDELKFSVIERLSRAVGEGEGGRGGLAIRDVVTIDGLRIIFDGGWALVRASNTQPVLVLRFEAESPQLLEKIKDFMKGRLLSVWPQCRLPY
- a CDS encoding nucleoside deaminase, whose amino-acid sequence is MRKETKTGPEDSRFMAEALRLARKAARMGEVPVGAVVVREGEIIGRGYNRRETAADPTAHAEIVALRRAARKLGGWRAAGTVLYVTLEPCLMCIGAVVLARVERLVFGAFDPKAGACGSLYDIPADRRLNHRVQVTGGVLGDESGTLLREFFAGLRKGGRDGTDRPQRS
- a CDS encoding LbtU family siderophore porin, encoding MEIFFEMGKGFAAVAVLWLTVLAQAVFSGAVRAAPAPGVSSLEERIGRLERLNSELYRTLEEKKRAGMLREIAENVTVGGLVEVEAAADRNDLYGHSSDVVLATVSIGLDARINEHIEGRVLLLWEEEQTEPMEVDIGTVRFIDPSGASLTGGRMYLPFGVYTSHFISDPMTLELGETRRSALLAAYENDLFEVSAAFFTGAVDGAASGGGIDDFTAALTVTPAAGVIVGGAYISDLAETGADLTGLAASGGAPARAVAGYDLFLTAGTGALLFDAEYIGAASRFDPADLDADGDGRGDRPSALNVELAWNLREDLELAARYESSRELPSLPARQYGLDLTWRLRPNAALSVEYLHGRYRGGGDRDLVSTQLSIEF